A window from Canis lupus familiaris isolate Mischka breed German Shepherd chromosome 18, alternate assembly UU_Cfam_GSD_1.0, whole genome shotgun sequence encodes these proteins:
- the OR10Q2 gene encoding olfactory receptor 10Q1, with protein sequence MFARSPVLNQSGPPEFFFRVLTTVPEFQALLFLLFLLLYLMILCGNTAIIWVVCTHSSLRTPMYFFLCNLAFVEISYTTVVVPLMLSNIWGAPKPIPLAGCGAQMFFFLTLGGADCFLLAIMAYDRYVAICHPLHYTLIMTQKLCAQMVACAVGLALVLSLQLTSLIFTLPFCGHRQEINHFLCDVPPVLRLACADIRVHQAVLYVVGILVLTVPFLLICVSYVFIASAILRIRSAEGRRRAFSTCSSHLTVVLLQYGFCAVVYLRPQSTSSVDEDRQFALVYTFVTPLLNPLIYTLRNKDVKGALKKAISSKAASEAL encoded by the coding sequence ATGTTCGCTAGGAGCCCTGTCCTCAACCAATCCGGCCCCCCTGAGTTCTTCTTCCGCGTGTTGACCACCGTCCCAGAATTCCAggccctgctcttcctcctcttcctcctcctctactTGATGATCCTCTGTGGCAACACAGCCATCATCTGGGTGGTGTGCACGCACAGCTCCCTCCgcacccccatgtacttcttcctctgcaACCTGGCCTTTGTAGAGATCAGCTACACCACGGTGGTGGTGCCTCTGATGCTTTCCAACATTTGGGGAGCCCCGAAGCCCATCCCCCTGGCTGGCTGTGGGGCCcagatgttcttttttctcactcTTGGTGGTGCTGACTGCTTTCTCTTGGCAATCATGGCCTACgatcgctatgtggccatctgccaccCGCTGCACTACACCCTCATCATGACCCAGAAGCTGTGCGCCCAGATGGTGGCGTGCGCGGTGGGCCTGGCCCTGGTCCTCTCCCTGCAGCTCACGTCCTTAATCTTCACCCTGCCCTTCTGCGGGCACCGCCAGGAGATCAACCACTTCCTGTGCGATGTGCCCCCGGTCCTGCGGCTGGCCTGCGCCGACATCCGCGTGCACCAGGCCGTCCTCTACGTGGTGGGCATCCTCGTGCTGACCGTCCCCTTCCTGCTCATCTGTGTGTCCTATGTGTTCATCGCCTCGGCCATCCTGCGCATCCGCTCCGCCGAGGGCCGCCGCCGggccttctccacctgctcctcGCACCTCACCGTGGTCCTGCTGCAGTACGGCTTCTGTGCCGTGGTCTACCTGCGGCCCCAGTCCACCTCCTCGGTGGACGAGGACCGCCAGTTTGCCCTGGTCTACACCTTTGTCACCCCCCTCCTCAACCCGCTGATTTACACCCTCAGAAACAAAGATGTCAAAGGTGCTTTGAAAAAGGCCATCAGTAGCAAAGCAGCATCTGAAGCtctctga
- the OR5B32 gene encoding olfactory receptor family 5 subfamily B member 32 encodes MTLMENVSEVTEFILVGLTDALEMQVPLFTVFTIIYFIILVGNAGMIVLILLDSRLHTPMYFFLSNLSFVDCVYASAVTPKVMVGFLTKDKIISYNACAAQMFFFSAFATIESFLLASMAFDRHTAVCKPLHYATIMTSAMYTSLATGSYISGLLQSSIHVALTFHLSFCRSNIINHFFCDIPALLALSCSDIYMNEIVLFILAAFNVLFTLLVILNSYLFIFIAILGMHSAEGQKKAFSTCASHLTTVSIFYGTIIFMYLQPTSSHSMDTDKMASIFYTMVIPMLNPLIYSLRNKEVKSAFQKVVGKAKSSVGLAY; translated from the coding sequence ATGACTTTGATGGAGAACGTTTCAGAGGTGACTGAATTCATTCTTGTGGGGTTAACAGATGCCCTGGAGATGCAGGTCCCTTTATTTACAGTCTTCACTATCATTTACTTCATCATTCTGGTTGGGAATGCTGGGATGATCGTGTTGATTCTGCTGGATTCTCGTCTCCACactcccatgtacttcttcctcagcaACCTCTCCTTTGTAGACTGTGTTTATGCCTCAGCTGTCACTCCCAAGGTAATGGTGGGATTTCTCACAAAAGATAAGATCATCTCCTACAATGCATGTGCTGCCCAGATGTTCTTCTTTTCAGCCTTTGCCACtattgaaagttttcttttggCCTCAATGGCTTTTGACCGCCACACAGCAGTGTGTAAACCCCTGCATTACGCCACCATCATGACAAGTGCTATGTATACCTCACTGGCCACTGGTTCCTACATCTCTGGACTCTTGCAGTCTTCCATCCATGTTGCCCTCACCTTTCACCTCTCCTTCTGTCGTTCCAACATAATTAATCACTTTTTCTGTGACATTCCCGCACTGTtggctctctcttgctctgatATCTACATGAATGAGATTGTGCTCTTCATATTGGCAGCATTCAATGTCCTTTTCACCCTCTTGGTTATCTTGAATTcttatctgttcatttttattgctatcCTGGGAATGCACTCAGCTGAGGGACAGAAGAAGGCTTTCTCCACCTGTGCATCCCACCTGACCACTGTCTCCATCTTCTATGGGACAATCATCTTCATGTACTTGCAGCCAACTTCTAGTCATTCCATGGACACAGACAAAATGGCATCCATATTCTACACCATGGTCATCCCCATGCTGAACCCTTTGATCTATAGTCTAAGGAACAAAGAGGTCAAGAGTGCATTTCAGAAAGTGGTTGGAAAAGCAAAGTCTTCAGTGGGTTTAGCCTACTAA
- the OR5B33 gene encoding olfactory receptor family 5 subfamily B member 33 (The RefSeq protein has 2 substitutions compared to this genomic sequence), producing the protein MENNTKVTEFILVGLTNTPELQIPLFIMFTLIYLFTLAGNLGMVVLILLDSCLHTPMYFFLSNLSLVDFGYSTAVTPKVMAGLLRGDQVISYNACAAQMFFFAAFATVESYLLASMAYDRYVAVCKPLHYTTTMTTGVCARLAIGSYMSGFLNASVDVGDTFHLSFCNSNVIHHFFCDIPAVMALSCSNRHVSELVLVFVASFHIFLALLIILISYLFIFITILKIPSVEGYLKAVSTCASHLTAVSIFYGTVIFMYSQPTSNHSMDTDKIISVFYTVIIPMLNPMVYSLRNKEVKNAFKKVVEKVKLSLSFTS; encoded by the coding sequence ATGGAGAACAACACAAAAGTGACTGAGTTCATCCTAGCGGGACTAACCAATACCCCAGAGCTGCAGATCCCCCTCTTTATCATGTTCACCCTCATTTACCTCTTCACTCTGGCTGGGAACCTGGGCATGGTGGTGCTGATTCTCTTGGACTCCTGTCTCCACACTCCCATGTACTTTTTTCTCAGCAACCTGTCTCTGGTGGACTTTGGTTACTCTACAGCTGTCACTCCCAAGGTCATGGCTGGGTTACTTAGAGGAGACCAGGTCATCTCCTACAATGCATGTGCTGCTCAGATGTTCTTTTTTGCAGCCTTTGCAACAGTGGAAAGTTACCTCTTAGCTTCAATGGCCTATGACCGGTATGTGGCCGTGTGCAAACCCCTCCATTACACCACCACCATGACGACAGGTGTGTGTGCTCGTCTGGCCATAGGCTCCTATATGTCTGGTTTTCTGAATGCTTCTGTAGATGTTGGAGATACATTCCATCTCTCCTTCTGTAATTCCAATGTGATCCATCACTTTTTCTGTGATATTCCTGCAGTCAtggctctctcttgctctaataGACATGTCAGTGAGCTGGTTCTTGTCTTTGTAGCAAGCTTCCACATCTTTCTTGCTCTCCTCATTATCTTGATTTCCTACTTGTTCATTTTTATCACCATCCTGAAAATACCCTCAGTGGAGGGATACCTGAAGGCCGTATCCACCTGCGCCTCCGACCTCACTGCAGTATCCATCTTCTATGGGACAGTCATCTTCATGTACTCCCAGCCCACCTCCAACCACTCTATGGACACAGACAAAATCATATCTGTGTTCTATACTGTAATCATCCCCATGCTAAATCCCATGGTGTATAGCCTGAGgaacaaagaggtaaagaatgCTTTCAAGAAGGTTGTTGAGAAGGTAAAACTGTCTCTAAGCTTCACCTCTTAG